One stretch of Carassius carassius chromosome 18, fCarCar2.1, whole genome shotgun sequence DNA includes these proteins:
- the LOC132092811 gene encoding interleukin-20 receptor subunit alpha-like: protein MDSSLLIALCLLWTRTSGSFVEGPPEPRNVHFYSENLRNIVRWTPGEGSPNNTVYTVEYAIYGDEEESGSGQVKWRSVEHCTSITQNECDVSHETFDLEDEYYARVRAVSTDTQSAWAEITSRFSPELHTIIGAPLLELSVLQNYIDVTIKGPFRWRTKKTKKEKSLLKIFPHMIYNVSVFNGRSGHTNYRRLKNGNLTLGPLDFSTQFCVIVQAQSESRPLAYKPSKRLCVETSRDPFRDQLLASLLGGVLPSALCLCVLAVLGGLVHCYITDHRQRLPKSTHMVGLSGKHHTFQPQVPHTVIFNVMKFGDESMAVPQLMSSEDRSALDEQVQAQSTDQQPLVCYTLQHAPPPLADPPDTDSVSVHLELPDTDSVSVHSKAQHSEVVDYGIVLPAAFAAPYRTQVHSVPHVDEPHDEDQAQIFLDWSPETQELKIPLMGLLGLEDDQLQTEAVTLLPNIILRQTSGESYESEDDFTKMERDWGLVISSPD from the exons ATGGATTCCTCTTTACTGATCGCTCTGTGTTTGCTCTGGACGAGAACATCag GGTCATTTGTTGAGGGACCGCCTGAGCCTCGTAATGTCCACTTCTACTCAGAGAACCTGAGGAACATTGTGAGGTGGACGCCAGGAGAAGGATCTCCCAATAACACCGTCTACACTGTGGAGTACGCCAT ATACGGTGATGAGGAGGAGAGCGGCTCTGGGCAGGTGAAGTGGAGGAGTGTGGAGCACTGCACCTCCATCACACAGAACGAGTGTGACGTGTCTCACGAGACCTTTGACCTGGAGGATGAATACTATGCCAGAGTCAGGGCCgtcagcacagacacacagtCAGCCTGGGCCGAGATCACGAGCCGCTTCAGCCCCGAGCTCCACA CGATCATCGGCGCGCCGCTTCTGGAGCTGAGCGTGCTGCAGAACTACATAGACGTCACCATCAAGGGGCCCTTCAGATGGAGAACCAAGAAGACAAAGAAAGAGAAGTCACTCTTGAAGATCTTCCCACACATGATCTATAACGTCTCTGTGTTCAACGGCAGGAGCGGTCACACG aaCTACAGGCGTCTTAAAAACGGGAACCTGACGCTGGGCCCTCTGGACTTTTCCACGCAGTTCTGTGTGATTGTTCAGGCCCAATCGGAGTCTCGGCCTCTGGCCTACAAACCCAGCAAGCGGCTGTGTGTCGAGACGTCTCGAG ATCCGTTCAGAGACCAGCTGCTGGCTTCTCTGCTGGGAGGCGTGCTGCCGTCTGCTCTATGTCTGTGTGTCCTCGCTGTGCTCGGGGGTCTCGTCCACTGCTACATCACTGACCACAGACAGAGACTGCCCAAGAGCACG CACATGGTTGGCTTGAGTGGAAAACATCACACTTTCCAGCCTCAAGTGCCCCACACAGTCATCTTCAACGTGATGAAGTTTGGAGATGAATCGATGGCTGTGCCACAGCTGATGTCCAGTGAGGACCGGTCAGCGCTGGACGAACAGGTTCAGGCTCAGAGCACGGATCAACAACCGCTGGTGTGTTACACACTTCAGCACGCTCCGCCGCCGCTAGCTGACCCGCCGGACACAGACTCGGTCAGTGTGCACTTGGAGCTGCCGGACACCGACTCGGTCAGTGTGCACTCGAAGGCACAGCACAGCGAGGTTGTAGATTATGGCATCGTGCTGCCGGCTGCTTTCGCAGCTCCGTACAGGACACAAGTACACAGTGTTCCTCATGTGGACGAGCCACATGATGAAGACCAAGCACAGATATTCCTGGACTGGAGCCCGGAGACTCAGGAGCTGAAGATCCCTCTGATGGGCTTGTTAGGTCTGGAGGATGATCAGCTGCAGACTGAAGCGGTCACGCTGCTGCCTAACATCATCCTGAGACAGACCTCGGGGGAGAGCTACGAGTCCGAAGATGACTTCACCAAGATGGAGCGAGACTGGGGCCTGGTCATCTCCAGCCCAGACTGA